The region AGATAAAAGAGATATATGTAATACCTCGTATTTTTCTGTTCATTTTCTGTCGATTGTTCGGTAGTTTTGTCGTCCGTATCTCGCATGTTTGGGTTTGATTAGCCCATTTTTTGAAGTTCGGAATCAGATCCCCATCGTCGCCGGGTTCGGGCCCAATTTCAGGcccgttttaaaattttcatacaGCGCGACAGAAGACGCGACAAGGCTGGCGCGCCTCACGTTGCACCCTGTCTTGAAATTTTGGTGAAGGGCACAATGGCACGTCGCGCCTTTCGACGCGCCTACCATCGCGCCCTGTTTCAGAATTTTGACCtggggtctataaatagaccttaTAACTCGACCAAaccttttttatttcattttctaaAAATCCTAGTCGACTCTCACTCTTTTAAACACTCTAAGATTGTAAATTTTCATTCCTTTCCATCGCTCTTGGATTCGGTAAGTGAATCGCTTCTCGTTTCATTCGTTATTTCATACGATATCGTTACACTTGATTCATGACTCATATTTTCTGGTGGTTTTAGCATCAAATTGGGATTCACTTCGTCAATCCTTCAGTCCTTATCATCCCCAATTATCCTAAGGCGTTAAAACTGAATTGGGTACGTTCACTCTTTCGTTTAAGCGCCTTTGCGGTCTATCGCTGTTGTTGTTCTTTACTGCTGAATATTAACTAAGTATGGGCATGATTCTTGTGTTGTTTAGGCTCTAATCTTACGTCCAACCCGAGCTATATCATCTCTAGAATCATCTAGCTTTGCTATCTTCGAACGATATGTCAAACCTCTCAATTTTACGCTGAATCGTGTCATTATTGTTGGCCGCCGATTTCTAATTTTTTGTTGCTTCTGTGGGTTCCTTGGCTGATCTATTGTTCTTAGATGATATGTATATTGCTTAGGTTGTGATTGTTGTACGTTGTTTGTTTAGAATTCACTATTTCGAATCAATGTGTTATGGCTGCCATTGTTGGGTGTTCTCATTACTGCTAAGTGTTGGAGTTCATTAGTTGATTTATGGAATTTTGTTGAATTGGGTTGTTTGCTGTCAGCATGGATACTTACATTATGTATGTTGGTATTCCTAAATTCAATTGCTAGTATGTGAGATTTGATAATGATTTGTGCTTAGTTGCTTGATCatcgttttgatttataaacTACCTATTGTTAACGTTattcaaatttgaaataaaatttgtttggATTATAATTGActcattttgataattatatatgaaaatgttaattgttttataatctttaaatcggataattacttgggtaattattgttTCGTAAAATATTGACTTGGTATGCCAATTGGACTAAAGTTACATTTTGAGcttaaaacgtttgttttaactCAATCGAGTTAAGAAATTGATTGTAATTGTGGGTTCTTTgggctattgagttccgttttgaatattattattttatcaaaggtatttttggaattataaactctgggttatattttgataaaatgtttgggtcgggttagactttgaTCACcagacatgtgaggttagcttagtagttatcggtaacttgGTTAACCCACTAATTGGGAATtgcttgatttattatttaatatctatttaaataatacTTTCAGAAACGAATTTGTAAGCGGTaattcaatagacttgacttgttTATGACTTTATACTTATTTGAGTATTATGATTATTCTGATTGGcattaccttgacttgttgtttgtgctagtgctatgtggtgtctagtactctctagagttagtatacgttttaataattatttatatttgtttagactcgtcgaccgttcgtgcttcgAAGACGAACCGGGATTAGATTGCTCTCCAAGTTATGGCGGatatagcaagcagtgagtttatatcactatttatcgctttattaagtaaactatatattatgtatgtatattgtataaacagctttcgaactatttttcgacattatggatctgaaatggaacgggctactcgatgggcatcatcgagactgcatgcacaccggtattgatcatatggtatttgagataggtttgagatacgtctcaccttagtgagcgCGCCGGtagaagatacgtctcctgggactcgcGTGATCTATTCAAGTGACAGTCAGGGATCGATTATGAAGATACGTCTCACTaacacgacaactggatttagatattttgGTTTACTATTTCACTGTTTATCAATaatgatataaatattttataaatgttttaaaggttttcttaacttaataaatgtaaatggttatatgaactcatcttagtatgTCTGATcttgttgttttcccaattttccaggtttatgattttgaacttTGGTTAATTCTCTGGCTTCTTctttcttcggaggttctttttattttcagaataaatggTCGAACTGTtataaactcttagaccgcagtagtaatagATGTGTTATGATCTAGACTCATGTTTTATGTTCTAGACCAATATTTTGTTAGAGTGGTCCaactattttattattgttatagGCATGTATACATTATTTATGGTTATTATATCTATATCCATACTGTTGGAGTCTCGGATTGAGCCGAGTACACTTTGACTGCTaaactaggttggagtctcggttgcccctgaacatatggttttatgcaggtacattgttgttATTAATTATTGTATGTTATCCACCAGGTTAGCTAcaagttttggtacaaccatgcCCATACACTATATCATTAAGTTGCttgatttttatgttaataTATTGGTTTGATTTCCGTCCAaatattttggtttgattttcaTGTGAATATTTCAACTATACATTCTATTCAAACAAATTTTTGGCTAAAACTGATTTGGTAATTTGTGATTGGCTATGTTAAGTGTAAATGATTTAATTGTTGAATTGTCTATAATCTATTGAATAGAATCATGAAAATTGTGGAGCATTTCGCTGGTACGACGACAAGGTATTACTGGTGAAAACTGCAAGCATACTGTATCGTTTCAAGTTGTAAAAGGATTATAAGTCCGAGTTGTCGAATTCACGAGGAGAATTGAACTTAATGAGACCGATTTCAATTCATCTTCGTTTAGTAAAAGAGTTTGAGAATGATCTTAActaaattaaacaactaatcCAAAAATAACAAACGATAAACAAACAATTATTAGAACGATTAACTAGCAAATATAAGAAAACGGATATATCGATAAAAATATAGTGTTCGGTTTGATTCTAGCTAATCAATATTGGAATCATGTAAAATGAACATAATAGCATATAACAAGAACCAAGTTGTTTTTAGAGCATCATTCTCGCTCTCTCGAGTTTCAAAGAATAACAAAGCCAATAATCGAGGAACTAATTAATGCCTGATTAACTTTTGTGATACTAAACGTAATCAATTAGATAATAAGTAATTAATAAATCAACTCAACGGTCGTTTAATTCTTAACCGCTCTCACGATGATATGACTTAGGCTTCTAATCATGTGGTATACCCAACTAACCATCTCTaaatatattaatcaaataCTAATCATGCATTAGATAGCTAATCTAACAATCATTAAAATCAACGATTAGAACATGTTATCTAAACCatataatccattttcaatCAAAACAACATCTAAAAGTTTATATCAACCCTCAAACAAGAGGGTTTAGCTATTCATGCTAAACACAATATTACCAACTAATAACGCAATAAACATAGTTAAGATGTAATTAACTGGATGTGTTAATCCCAAACAAAGACTTGTATTAATAAGATAAAACTTATTCAATAAAACCATAAAACAATATTCAAGAACAATGaacaataaaatgaaaaataaaagatggaaATAAATATTGTGGAGGCTCAAAATCCgaatattaaactctctggATCACTGAGTTATTccaatattacataaagggtattaaaattgaaattgttaAAACACAACCATTAAGTTAACAAATTATTTCACGGATGTCACTCGAGAATAAAAGCACTAAACGTTTTGCGTTTTGTCCTATGTGGCATGtcataattacaaaaaggtgtATAATTCAGGatcttttttttaacaaaaggtTACAACTcagtatttgttttataatttgcaATAAACTTAGTAACCTTCTTTTAAGACTATGACCTACCTGagaaataattcaataaattagtgactgctttttaacgatttgaattTTAGCATCTCAGTAACCCAAGGAGTTTAATATACATCAAAACTCCACAAACATTCTCTATAATGATTGATGACCTAAAAACAAAGATAAGGTGCCTTATATAGTGTTTACAAAAGAGGAAAGAAAATATTCCTAATACAAGTCTACAAATGGATTGAAGTGGAAGTGGGCCTCAAGTCTTCATTGCTTCAAAATCAATTCTCTAGCATTTTAGAgtatgtctcgatcgagacatagTACTTCTCGATCGAAACCTACATTACTCTTGCTCTTCTTGGTTAGCTCCGAAGATCATCTCGATCAAGACCTGCATTACTTCTACATTGTatttaggggtgtgcaaaaaccgaccgaAACCAAAAAACCGTACCAAATTGAACCGAAAATAtaggttcggttcggttttaaggattttcggttcggtttctgTTTCTGAAAACCGAAAAAGTCAAACCGAccgaatatataataaatatttcagTAATTTTTCAGAGTTTCAAAGTAGTCAAGTGGTAAATGCCTTATGCTTCTTTTCAAAGACCTAGGTTCAAATCCTGGCGCTCTCAtcatttttctctttaattttaaaaaaataataacatgCAAGCCTTTGGATTGAACCTGGGACACTAAAAGCTAATAATATGCGTTGTTCCACTGAACTAAATTGAATTTATGCTATACATTTATATATTCGGTTACCgactgaaccgaaccaaaatattctctttatttcggttcggttcggttttatattttttataaaatcaattggttttgattttttggttGGTTCGGAAAATGAATCGACCGATGCACAGCTCTAATTGTATTGATGATTTGAATGTATGATAATAAGATTAACATGATTCAAATCCATACTTTACATTGTTAACTAATTAAAGGCTTATTATGACTTAATTCAATATCAGACTAATTCTTTTTTTGGTACAGGGTCCATGGGGTTTCCTGAACGagtctcaactatgagacggcacctttaagccttccacattcagactaatccccactcgagccgtgtaggttccttgcgggaggcaaactctggccccaaattttaaacggctgcatacatgagtacggttcgaacccgcgacatcacttaagctagaagagcgccttaccaactcatctacgccttGGGGTTAATATCAGACTAATTAATGATGTAGAAATTAGGATTGCTATAAAAAAGAGTAAGTGTGTATTAAATCATTCAAAATGGTAaactaaaatcaattttttttataattagaagaGTTTGTGGAAAAAATTGAACTCATAGCCTAACAGTTTGCTACAACACTTATAacatttgaataataatttattggTAATCAGTTTTACTTATACACGTGGTTTAGATTTGTGCATGTAAATTCAATAAAATCTACATTATTTATTATGTGTTAAAAAATAAGGATTAGATGCTTGTTTTTATGGCTACATGTTTCTTACTTTTCATGATCAATTAAATGCAAGTTATATaccaatatttattttattaatgcatatttttaaatgtaactgttttttctagtaatttctattttttatctGATTTGAGAGTTCAATACATTATTGCGTGTATAACATGATGCTGATAactttatagttttttttataaattaataaatttaataatgacAAATTCTTGTGAGTTGAACCAATTTGAGTTATGTACAATATTTTATGCATATTTAACTAAATATACAAGATATTTTATAGCGGTATAAAAGACATGTCTAATATAGTTAGACAATGACTCTTACCTGATCTAAACAACTAGGTTGCCATAAATCTGAACAAATCGGTATAGTTTGAATTGTACGTTGCTGTGGGTGAAGGTGATTTCCGATTAATCGGAAATCACCTTCACCCCGCCCATGAATAATATATACTACATAGTTTATTCTTGTTTTCAATAAGACCTCTTCGATTTGAAGGCTATCGCTACGGTAAGGatcttatcttttttttataagaatttctttatattttataggattTTGTGGCTTGATGTTTTAGATCGTTCAagaatttttagcgattgttcgGGCTTTCGAGGCAATCTTTTGTAGATTTACGATTTTGAAAAACTATTGATCTATCTTCTTAGAATTCCATTGACAAAGATGATCGGAAATACAAACTTTCAAAGGAACAAGCGGGTCGTGTATGGCCGGTCTATCGGAGTAAAGGGCATATCCAAGTCCCGCTCCAACGGAAGTCTTATTTCTCGTTGCGTCAAAAATTTATGCGGAATCTATGGCTAGATTTGCCGCTCCTTCGATTTATTTAGCTTGTATGATAGTTTTGTTAGTTTTCTAGATCTAcaaattgaaagatcatattttagtcttgtgatatgactttctttatgtaatttaatctTGATTAATGGATTCTAACTATGGGGCCTAAAAaccctttgaaaaaaaaattgtatgttACTTTCAATTTgcattgtatattttttttattttctctacaaataaaagaataaaaaaatacccATCAcatcttttattaatttaattttatccataattatttttaatacctatcaatttattataaaaattatagataGATCCTAgtctaaattaaatttagaataatgcaaagactaaaaaaataaacatgaaATGTATTTGCTCCATTTTTTGAAGCCATTcctccaaatgtttccactaCTAATGAAATTGGCCTATTTTGACCAACACAATCAAATAAACACACAGGAAAAGCCAAAAATATGTAAAGAATTGTAAAATGGAACCAAAAGTATTGATCAGTAGGAAATATTATCATTTTGAATGTTGAAGTTAAAATGGAAGTAAATTATAAGCATaaagtttttaactttttacaatttaaactaTCAACTGAAAATTCGATCACTTGATGCTTGTGAAACGCCTATTGATATGAAAAATTCGATCAATCGACATTCACATGAGGATCAAATTTTCgaacaataatataaattacaCATAAAAGAAAACTTTCTACATCaaattgtataaattataaattaatgttaaaattataaaacatactaaatttcataattttattagcattaatccaaatgttataCAAAAATTATCAAAGGCTGTAGCTATCTGACATTAGATGCAACTGCTCTAGCCCAATACTTAAGCTGCATTTTCATATCTTCTGCAGAATTTTGAGAAGCAGCCCAAATTGGGATTGGAGGAGCACAACTTTGTTGTACTTGTCTTGCCTCATAAACATGATAATAATAGCCCTTTTTGGCCTTATTTTTTGTATCTGCCTCATCTGTTTTTTTATTGTCCTGTAAATTTAAACCAGGTACTAAGATTCCATCAGCACTTGGTTCCAAGTCTTGTTTTTTATCTGTGAATTTTGGCACTTCATTTAGGGTTTTGTTCTTCCAATTCCTTGGTGGCCTGTATTTTGGCATGCTATAGCTTTGTGCCATCCCCTGCATTCACATAATGTTTACATTTATTAGTTGCAATGCCCAATTATTTCATTCATGGACCACTCTCTCTCTTCAAATCTAAGCAACTTATCTAATTCTTGAGCATTAAGCAACATTTAATTTAACTAACTGACTATAGCATTTATTTTAGATTCTTATCATGGTGTTATCCAAAATTTAGTCCTTATCGCGGGTCGTTATTTGATGTCACGATCCGATAAAGCACTTATCCTTAGTATATATTGTCATTTCAATCGTCATTTTACGGATTGTCTTAGTAACattatattcttataatatggTGTCACCGATTGTTATATCGATTTATTtgatatgataaaatttaaaatacttcaTCGTGAGATCAAATATTCAAACAAGCACCAAAAATCTCTCATCTCCAAATGATAATTTTCTCGATAGTTTATGAGTAAGGAGATGAAGAATTGAAATTACAAGCAATGTAACAAATCAAATTCTTGAAACCTAAGGAACATAACAACTAAACAAATTacgaatcaaattaaaatgaattgcttaaattagaataaaagttcataaaaataaacataaattattttaattatataaaaaataaataagaaaacttTGAGTTACCTTGGAAGTATGGCGGGGAGGCAAGATTTGAGTAGAATTAGGCATAGCTTGACGAATTAACGTGCTCATTCTAGTATCCGAATCATCATTTTCGTCTCTTCCGATATTATGCGGTAGAGACGGGGTTCTTACCAGCTTATGCTTCGACATTTTCCCCGTCATCGTCTTCTCAGAATCATTTTTAGGTTGTTTAACCAAACATTGATCCGAAAATTGCCTCACCAGCTTGCTCACTCCATTCTTACTCCCCTCTCTCCCTACGAAACTCTCCGAATCCCGTCTTCTTCCTATACAAGGCGGTAAAGAAGGCGCCCGACTCAACCCGCCCCCCGCTTTTTTCGGGGAAGAAGATAAAGATTTTTGGTCGAAATTTGGAGTGAGATCAGAATAGCATCTCAACATTTTTGATGATTTTCTTGATGCGAGTAGTTCCCCGAAGAACCAGCCTTCCTCTAAAAGATGATGAACATTTTCTTGTTTCTCATCACTTTTGCTCGAACATGAAGGAGAAGGAGAAGATAATGGTTCGAAAATGTCATCATCAAAAGAATCCATTTTTTGCACAATTTTTTCCTCAATCAATATCTATACAAGTGGAGAGATAGACCCACACATATAATGGTGTAAATTCCATATATTGGTTCGGTTGgattgtaaatttataaaaactgatcggttttttaaaaaaatcgaaccaaactaaagaagtaaaatttgatttggtttgatttgatttttaattttagtaaatataaagtatttttTCTATGAACCTCAAGGCACAGGTGAATTGGTAAGGCGCTCTCCTGGATTAAGTGAGGTCGCgagttcgaaccgtactcatgtatggagccgtttaaaacttggggcaGAGCTTTTTCTTCCGCAAAGGATCTACCCGAttcgagtggggattagtctgaatgtgaaaagtttaaaggtacCGTCTTATAGTTAAAACCCACTCGAAACACCTCACTGAATtacccaaaaaataataattatgtatCTATGTCTGAATTATTTCAAATATGCTATTTTGGCATATAATTTGATAccagcgtttaacttttttaaaaatgtatcatACAAGTCCCATTTTTATACAAATCTGCAATTTCCgtgtaattttttaatgatttaagatgtatatatacatatatattaatatagaTATTTGAATCATAATAgtcttttataatttcaaatattacaccacaaatatataatttgatatttaaggTTTTAAAAATCACAATCGAACCGAGTTTTCTTATTCAActcatatttatttgtttaatcaATTTGGTTCGGTCCAAATCCTATTCATACCCACATATGTGGGAgttaaattatgttttgttttcattctttaaatatttttgtgttATGTGTGTGAAAGCTGTATATGGGGTTGATTGTAGGTTGGCTGGCAGTAAGCCATGTGCTTCCGATTCATATCAaaccttattttattttagaaatggCAGTAATGAGCTGAGCATGGATCAGTTTATTATTAGAATATTTCATTAGATTGGTATTTTTGTTTTACATGATTGGAGAAGTtggattattataattttttaatttaagttacGCCTAACGATGATCAAATATAGccatttttttactaatttaatatcatatagAATATGTTATTTCAGTTACAAACTAATTAGAGAGATTGAAATGAAATGTGTATCTTTCATTTATGTGACTGCTAATCATGTATTTTCTCTGTTTACgtgattgttatttttttaataaattaataatatagaaaaaaattaaaaaattattatataatctTAAGGGTCAAATGCGATATAAGTAATAAAACTCCGCGTATTTTAcaattacaacacaaattttaaattttgacaaattaaaatATCCAATTATATTTCGATAAAGATTTTATAGACACTACGAAATACACGGTTTTTGCATGTATATCaacattatttttatcaaaagatGTCTTGATGTTCCCTGTTATAAGAATTAATGGTTCATGtttaaaatccataaatttaatatttttacttcaATTGTGCAATACGCTTAAATCCATAATGAGCATGAGACAcattttgatataaaattaaatttgttaatttgaaACACGGCACTAAACTAGGTGAATTTAAATTTGGTATAAACAAGTTGATGTCAATGTCATAAGCTGTATATTCCATTTATCTGATGACTAATCGcacatataaataaataattttttttatttgtttaagtacaattaattatgattaaatttaaatatatatttatttaacataCTTTAATTATAAGTATGAAATTTTATTGAACTGTTcattatactatatttttttatactatacataattttaatatcatctattttaaaaaatattaatgataaaTCATAGAGTAATCGAGGGTGTTCTAGAGATTGAAATTCACCTAAAAACACGAACAAATATGTAAAAAGAACCTTAAAAGAGAGTTTTGGTACGATAATGAAGTTAGTACAAGTAGGAAAAACAaagagttataaatttaatcttTGTCATGAGCTTTCAAACTTGTAATCAGTTTCAGTCGGCTATTCGTATTACGAGTATACCGTGTTAGCCGTGAACAACTGGATTCCGATAGACCGAGTTATACATTGCTGACTTCATGAGATCTCAGGTGGCCTGAGGTTGTTCTACTAGTATTATACTAtcgattaataattttattttttgttatattaaattaattattatattgtttAAATAGTTTAATGAGTTTAAGCGTATTATATTGAATATATTGAGTCATTAAAACATTTAGTTTATACATTTCATATTACGTATAgtgtttgaattttatatattaaaaacagggctaattacataaaaaatcacaaactttacactgATTCACggaaaaatatgatttttaaaatatggcaATCGCAAGCACAACCTttagtttattttcaaattcatcattagGGGCGTTTTTGTTGACGTGGCAGGACACGTAACAGACCCATCAGATGTCCATGTCAGTAAAATTTCATCGAAAAATGTGCCAAtcatgaatttaaaaataaacaaaaagttGAGTCTGCGATTACCACGTTTTAAAAGCCATGTTTTTTCGTGAATCATGTAAAGatcgtgattttatatgtaatcaACTCTTAaaaatataactcaaatgatataggTGTTGAACGTATAGTTTGCTAGACAATATTTTGTTAGGCCATGAGTTTGATTCCTCTCACGAGCATTCTCTCttcttaatcataaaaaaataaaaaaaattatcaatcatattttatttatattttgatatttgtatattttgaaCTTAGagctttataatttatttgtgaCCAGCATATCGATCGAcataatttatctttttcatacaaattatcaatattataatatgatgtgAGGATTGGATTATAGTATTTAATTCCAAACTACCGAGGAAAATATATGAAACTATGGGTAGGATATAATTGGTTAGCCGCAAGACCATCTCATGCCAGCACATGACCCATGTGATGCCCTATTTTCTttataaatcaacaaaaaaaggATCTTATGCATTGCTCGTCTTCTTATGTGACAGCTAGGGTTAGccacattttcatataattgACAACATAATGCCAAAACACGATTTTCTTTTTATACATTTTCTTCAAtcaatttat is a window of Mercurialis annua linkage group LG2, ddMerAnnu1.2, whole genome shotgun sequence DNA encoding:
- the LOC126667110 gene encoding uncharacterized protein LOC126667110; its protein translation is MDSFDDDIFEPLSSPSPSCSSKSDEKQENVHHLLEEGWFFGELLASRKSSKMLRCYSDLTPNFDQKSLSSSPKKAGGGLSRAPSLPPCIGRRRDSESFVGREGSKNGVSKLVRQFSDQCLVKQPKNDSEKTMTGKMSKHKLVRTPSLPHNIGRDENDDSDTRMSTLIRQAMPNSTQILPPRHTSKGMAQSYSMPKYRPPRNWKNKTLNEVPKFTDKKQDLEPSADGILVPGLNLQDNKKTDEADTKNKAKKGYYYHVYEARQVQQSCAPPIPIWAASQNSAEDMKMQLKYWARAVASNVR